The stretch of DNA GTCCTTCCCCAGGCGATAAGGAACGTCATCCCGCCGCTCTCCAACGAGTTCATAGCCCTGCTCAAGGACACCGCCCTGGTGGCCACCATCGGGCTGGCCGAGGTCTTCTTCCGAGGCCGGGAGATGATGGGAAAATATGCCAGTGTAACCCCGCTCATGGGCGCCGCCCTGTGCTACCTCATCATCACCCTTCCCCTCATGCGGCTGGTGCAGTTCATGACCACCCGCCTCTCCATGAAGGATTGAGGCGGCGAGGCGTGACAAAGGCGGCGGGACCGGCGATGAAACGGTGAAGGGGTTGCCGAGAGGGCCAGTTCGCGCGGGGCGGCGGCGGAGAGCCGTTCGTGCCGGGCCGCGTTATGGGTTAATATTGTCATTGACGCGTAAGGCGGGATCCCGGGAGGGGGATTGAACGGAGAATACATGGTGGAGATCGTTGATCTCCACAAGCGTTTCGGCTTCCACGAGGTGCTAAAGGGAGTCAACCTCAAGGTAAAGCCCTCGGAGGTGCTGGTGATCGTCGGGCCCAGCGGCTCCGGCAAGAGCACCATGCTGCGCTGCGTGAACGGTCTCGAGCACGCCACCAGCGGACACATCTATATCGAGGGCGTGGACATCACCGACCACAAGGTGGACATCAACGCCATGCGTCAGAAGGTGGGCATCGTCTTCCAGAGCTTCAACCTCTTCCCCCACCTCACCGCCCTGCGCAACGTGACCCTGGCGCCGATCAAGGTCAGAAAGATGGACCCCGCGGAGGCGGAGGAGAAGGCCCTCCAACTCCTAGAGCGGGTGGGACTGAAGGACAAGGCCTCGGCCTACCCCGCCCATCTCTCCGGCGGACAGCAGCAGCGGGTGGCCATCGCCCGCGCCCTGGCCATGGACCCCGACCTCATGCTCTTCGACGAGGTAACCTCGGCCCTCGACCCCGAGCTGGTCAAGGAGGTCCTGGACGCCATGAAGGACCTGGCGCGGGAGGGGATGACCATGCTGGTGGTCACCCACGAGATGGGCTTCGCCAAGGAGGTGGGGGACCGCCTCATCTTCATGGACGACGGGCTGATCGTCGAGGAGGGACGCCCGGAGGATATATTCACCAACCCGCGCCACCCCCGCGCGGTGGAATTCTTCTCCAAGATCCTCTCCCACCTCTGACGACGTTCGCGATAACCCCGGCGCTTTCTCTACCCGTGCTGGTCCGGAGACGGTTATCTGTAAGGCTATGAAAAGATACCCGCCTTTGCTCCGGCACTTTCTCTACCCGTGCTGGTCCGGAGATGGGCTTTCCGGCCTCGCCTCGGTTATGAGCATGGCCACGAGCATCACCGCGCAGCCCAGCCATCCCCGCCAGGAGAGCCTCTCTCCCAGCAGGACGATGCCGAAGAGGACGGAGAACACCGGCTCCATGATCAGCACCACCGAGGTGCGCACCGGCGAGATGGCCCGCTGCGCCCAGGCCTGCACGAAGAAGGCCGCCGCCGAGGCGAGGACGCCGCAGACGG from Actinomycetota bacterium encodes:
- a CDS encoding amino acid ABC transporter ATP-binding protein, which encodes MVEIVDLHKRFGFHEVLKGVNLKVKPSEVLVIVGPSGSGKSTMLRCVNGLEHATSGHIYIEGVDITDHKVDINAMRQKVGIVFQSFNLFPHLTALRNVTLAPIKVRKMDPAEAEEKALQLLERVGLKDKASAYPAHLSGGQQQRVAIARALAMDPDLMLFDEVTSALDPELVKEVLDAMKDLAREGMTMLVVTHEMGFAKEVGDRLIFMDDGLIVEEGRPEDIFTNPRHPRAVEFFSKILSHL